The segment TACCGAACCATTCTTTGAAAGAATAGATCCCTGCATTATATTCTAAGATTTCGTAAGTAGATAAAACTTTAGGTGAGAGATTCTTTTTTATAAGATCAGAATTTCCCAAAAGAACTATTTGGATTCCTTTTTTAGAGGCGATATCTCCGAGCCAATGTAAAAGCCCTTTGATCCTGGAACCGATCCCCGAATGGGCAATCATCCTTGCATCAAATCCGATTTTGATCCTTCTGGGCTTCATGTAAAATTTAAACCATCGTATAGGATGAAGTCGGAATGGCAAGCCAATCGCTTTTCCCCTTGAAAAGAGAAGGAAAGCGCCAAGACTTGTCCAGACGAGTCTAACTACATACATTTTTCAAAGCGAAGAACGGAGAGATACACCTTGGAAAACGAAGTAACGAGTATATTAAAAGCAATCGGAGAAGATCCGAATCGAGAAGGACTTTTAAACACTCCTAAAAGAGTCCGAAAAGCTTACGAATTCCTGACGTCCGGTTATAAAGCAGATATAGATACGATTGTAAACGGAGCAATTTTCGAAGAGGACAGCCAAGGTATGGTTTTAGTCCGGGACATCGAAATGTATTCCCTCTGCGAACATCATCTTCTTCCTTTTTTTGGAAAGGCTCACGTAGGTTATATTCCGAATAAAAAGATCATAGGGATTTCTAAGATCCCACGCATCGTAGACGTATTCGCGAGAAGATTACAGGTTCAGGAAAGAATGACCGAACAAATTGCATACGCCCTCATGGAAGTTTTGGATCCTTTAGGCGTTGCAGTGGTCATCAAGGCAAA is part of the Leptospira neocaledonica genome and harbors:
- the folE gene encoding GTP cyclohydrolase I FolE, encoding MENEVTSILKAIGEDPNREGLLNTPKRVRKAYEFLTSGYKADIDTIVNGAIFEEDSQGMVLVRDIEMYSLCEHHLLPFFGKAHVGYIPNKKIIGISKIPRIVDVFARRLQVQERMTEQIAYALMEVLDPLGVAVVIKAKHLCMMMRGVEKQNSELFTSCMLGEFKTNMVTRSEFLDLIRTGST